The Equus asinus isolate D_3611 breed Donkey chromosome 25, EquAss-T2T_v2, whole genome shotgun sequence genomic sequence CCCTGCTTGACCCTTCAAACTCCTGTTATTTCCTTGGCCCAAGAATTTTGGGAAAAGGCCCACTGACGTTTGCCAGTGAGACTGGCAGAGGTTCCTGCTGGGTGGGGGCATCTGGCTGATGGTGACACCGTCCAGCTGGCCTCATTGGGCAGTTAAGTCTTGAGGTGCACTGGTtaacagcctggggcctggagcaGGGTGGCCTGGGTTGGAATCCTCTTCCTTTACAGCTTAATTTCTCTgcccctcagtttcctcgttggtaaaataaattatattacctTGCCTCAGAGTTGTTGCGAAGATtaattgagtgtgtgtgtgtgtactcacaTACACATGTACATGGTGCTGAAAATCCCGCATGGCACAGGCTAAGCTCCCCAGTTAACTGTTCTTATTTTCAGAATTAGCAGGTTCTTAGCTCTCTCGCATCTGAGAGTTGGATGccccatgtgccaggccctctgctaAGGCACTTTCTTCCTCCATATCTCGCGTCATCCTCCCATTGACCCTCTGAGGGAAAGCAgtattattgatattattttatcatcatttaaTTTATAGTAGGAAAGTGGAGAGAGGtggggacttgcccaaggccacagaacCAGACCTGTATGACTACAGAGCCCCTATTGTTTTGGTTGTTCTCTCTCCCCTTTAGGCAAGTTAGCCCCGGGGCACCTCCCTTCTCTTGCCCCACTTCCCGGCCTGACAGGAGGACGTTGGTGTCCTTTAATTTCCCAGCCACAATAAGATCTGAGTGTGGCTGTTTGGCCCCATGTCCTGGGTCATGGCTGGCTCCAGGCCGGGgtgcgggggggagggggggagagaggctgggagggcaggtGGAGCCAAGCGCTCCCCCCAGAAGGGAGGTAAGGTGTGCTGGCCTCCTCACGCCTGCTGTGCTCTCCTCTCAGTTCCTCCCGAGCAGCCCCAGCTCTCCTGCTCACGGAAGAGCCCCCTCAGCAATGTTGGCTGTGAGTGGAGTCCTCAGAGGcccccctccccgacgaccaaGGCCGTGTTACTGGTGAAGAAGTTGTAAGTATCTTGGGCTAGGCTGCGTGTTGATGTCGACTCCGTCCCTACAGAGGCCCTGGGAGTGGTGGGGGCTCTCAAAGGAGCCAAGTGGGAGTGGCCGGCCACTGAGTCCAAAACTTTATCACTGGGAAGTAATTACTTTGGGATGAGGAAGAGGGAATGAGCGAGGGGACTGAGCCTTCAGATCCAGTGCTCACCCTGTGCTGGGAACTTCGTCCTGTTAACTCTCACGATAGCTCTGGGAAGTGGgggttatttttctcctttaacagatggagaaactgaggttcagagaggttgacTGACTGATTTATTTAAGGTCCTCTAGCTAGTAAGTGGCTCTTCGAGGAATCAAACTCCAGCCTGTCTGATCTCATTCAAAATACAAAGGTTTTGGGCGTTGCTCTGAAGAAAATGCACATACGCCCTGGAGGGGAAGGGCAGCCAGCTCGTTATCAGTGTCCCGACTGTGTGAGCACATCAGGGTCTTTCCATGACAAAGGCAGGTGAGAGGAAGTGCAGataggatggggagagggagccagGGAGAGGGAGGCGGGGGCTGTGGGGCAGGAAGTCCCACCTGCCAGGAGGCTCTGGAGACGCACAAAGTAGCGGGAACTGGGGTGAGTTCAGGCAGAAGGAGGTAGAGGATGCTGAAAACAAATGCCTGTCTGCAGTTTTGTCTGTCTCCAGCCCAGAGCCAAGGTCCCCTTAGTCCAGATGTTTGTAATTAAGTTTGAGCTGTCAATCATCAGAGTATCAAAAACTCCGAGCAGTGACTTCAGGAGGGTGGTTAGGTTTCCACCTGGTCTGTCTCCACAGAGTCGGCTGGCGGTAATATTTATGCTTTGGTCTCTGCGCAGAAATGTGTAGATTGCCCATCTGTAGATGACGCCACTGCCACTGTTAGCCCACATTTCAAGTAGGGAAGATCAGAAATGTCCACCACCCCAAGCTGGGTTTGCATATAAATTGTTTGGGAGCTGGAAGGCATTCCTCCAGACAGGATGTTCTGCACGGTGGCCAGCAGCTGCCCAGACCAGCCCACGGAAAGCTTATTCAATTGACACTCCAACTAGAATACTTTGTGTGTTGACAGTGAGAGTGAGAGAACAAGGCATTTTAGCTCACACCCTCCTCCTGCCAGTAGCCAGGAGCACGTGCATCTTCCTCCTGGGCCGTGGAGCATCAGCACCTGCATTGAACTGaggaaggggaggtggggagtAACTGTGAGAGTCTCAGGGACCCCAGAACCCACTCAGGCCCCACCTGGACCCTGCCACTGCGGGGGCTGAATAGGAGGTTTTGTGTGTTCTGCGCCTTTTCTCTTGGTATGTGTGCACAGTCACACCTGCACCCCACTGCGCTTGCTCACTCATTTTTTCCACAAGTGTTTGGTGAGTTCAGCATCTGCCGTGGGTTAGGTGCTGTACTAGGGCGGAGGGAGAGACACGGGGCAAACGGGATTGGGCCCCTGCCCTCAGACCCCACAGGGGGACACCCTTGTAATCTGGCTGATGACCCCACGTCTCAGTGTTAGGGGGGATGGAAGCCTGGATTGGTGGGAGGGGGGCTCTAACTGAGACTGGGAGGGTTGGGGCAGGCTTCCCAGAAGGAAGGACTTTGTCCTGGGCCCAGGGTTCAAACCCGAATCAGAGGTTGGTGATTCGTCCTGGCAGTGGCAGGGCAGAGGCTGCCGTGGGCTCACACGCTCTCACATGTCATAAGTGGATGAAATCTCAGGCTTCCAGGCCAGGTGAGACGGTGTCTTACTCACCTTGAATTTCTTCAATCACCCAGAAGTCTTTTTCTGGGCTCACCTGCCGGAAATGCTCCCACCTCCTTGCAAACCCCGTAGGACTCTGTGCTTCTGGAATGACATTTCTCCTGGCTGTCCTAGTCATCGAAGGGCAAGTCTTTTTTGTTAGTGCCCTGAGGCCAGGATGTGGCCTCCTTTGACTCATTTCTGCATCCCCCAGAGTGCCAAGAGCACAAGACACGGCAGGAAGCCAGAATGCCCCACAGATCTGATGCCCCAGAGACTGAGCTCACCCTTTGGTTGGGCATCTTTGAACCCCCCACTGTGCCAGGCGTTAAGCTAGATGTTCTACACTCATTTTttcaattaatcctcacaaaccCTTATGAGGTGGGTACggttaatattctcattttcgcgtgagaaaacagaggctcggAGAGGTTGGATAATTTACTCAAAGTCACGAGAGCTACTAAGTGCTATTAAGTGTGGAGTGGGGATTCAGACCCCAGGGTCTGAGTGCGGAGCCCAAGCTTCTAACCCCTGCTGCCCGCCTTCTCTCCTGTCCTGAATCAGTGCAGAAACTGAGAGCGAGCCCTGCCCTTGTTTTGTGTCCGACAGTCAGAACAGTCCAGTGGAAAACTTCCAGGAGCCGTGCCTGTATTCTCAGGAGTCCCAGAAGTTCTCCTGCCAGTTGGCCGTCCCAGAGGGAGACAACTCTTTCTACATAGTGTCCCTGTGCGTCGCCAACAGCGCTGGGAGCGAATCCAGCAGATCCCAAACATTTGAGGGTTACGGAATCTGTAAGTCAGCCCTCCCGGGcctccctctccaccctccagCTGTCTCCTTCTCTTTGACTCAGTGCTCCTCATATGCTTCTcggagggccagggaggggctggctgaGGGTCTTGGTGAGCCGCTGTCTTTTGGGCTTTTCTCCTCAGAGGTCCGACTGTGGCAGATGAGGGCCCTGTCAAGATGTGCGTGAGGAAGCGGTCTGGGTGCTGGAGGCAGCATGGGTCCTGCCACCTGGGGGCTGCAGAGTCTTTATGGGTCTTTCCTCTGAACCATCCTTGCTGCCACATAGGAGCCACACTCCTTTTTCCCACAGTGCAGCCCGACCCACCTGTCAACATCACGGTCACCGCTGTGGACAGAAACCCCCGCTGGCTCAGTGTCACCTGGCAAGACCCCCCATCCTGGAACTCATATTTCTACAGGCTACATTTTGAGCTCCGATACCGGGCTGAACGGTCAAAGACATTCACAATGTGGATGGTAAATTCTTATTTTACTTCTGGACAGAAAAGTGCCCGTAGATACTCGGGTAGTAGAAAGGGTACCAGAAAGGAAGCATTGGGTTCAGCAACTCCCTACCTGCGTGGCCTTGGATAAGACTCTGAACCTTTTTGAGCCTCAGGTGCCTCATTTATAAAATCGGAGTAGTAATACCAGGCCAATCTCCCTTCACAGGCCTGTTTGTGAGGCTGAGAGTGTGCCCTGGGAAGAGAGTTGGGATATAAGCATGTCAGGGGTGTGGCTTGCAGGATCTATAGtgcatgggggtgggggcaggacttACAGCCTCTCCCTGTCCTGTGTTGGCCCAGAGGCAACCCCGTCTCACTGAGCCTCCAGGGCGGTGTGAGCCTTTGGAGCATCTGTGCCCAGCTGAGTCACCCACTGGACCTGAGATGGGGAGCAGCTGAAGGGCAGAGGTGGCCAAGGGCACCTATGTCCCTGTGGAGCCACCTCACCAGCGccacccaggccccaccccagagtcaCTGTGTCTCCCACCCTCAGGTCAAGGAGCTCCAGCATCACTGCATCATCCGCGACGCCTGGAGAGGCATGAGGCATGTGGTGCAGCTTCGGGCCCAGGAGGAGTTTGGGCATGGCCTGTGGAGCGAGTGGAGCCAGGAAGTCATGGGCACCCCTTGGACAGGTACTGTGGTGGGTGCAGAAGGGATGTTTCAGCTTTGTTACtatatcagttatctattgctctGTAACAAGTCACCCCTAAACTTGTGGGAAAACAGCAACCATTTATCtgctcatgatttttttttttttaaagatttttttaattctttttcctttttctccccaaagccccctagtacatagttgtatattcttcgttgtgggtgcttctagttgtggcatgtgggacgctg encodes the following:
- the IL6R gene encoding interleukin-6 receptor subunit alpha isoform X4; translation: MLAVCCALLTALLAAPGAALAQGGCPALEVASDVLTRLPGASVVLTCPGGEPGDNATFHWMLRSRVIGGPGSHRDRWTVVGRRLVLSSLQLSDSGNYSCYQDGHLVGTVCLLVDVPPEQPQLSCSRKSPLSNVGCEWSPQRPPSPTTKAVLLVKKFAETESEPCPCFVSDSQNSPVENFQEPCLYSQESQKFSCQLAVPEGDNSFYIVSLCVANSAGSESSRSQTFEGYGILQPDPPVNITVTAVDRNPRWLSVTWQDPPSWNSYFYRLHFELRYRAERSKTFTMWMVKELQHHCIIRDAWRGMRHVVQLRAQEEFGHGLWSEWSQEVMGTPWTEPRSPGVETEVSPSTQASTTNEDNENTLFKDSANATSLPGSRGRGSCRL
- the IL6R gene encoding interleukin-6 receptor subunit alpha isoform X3 gives rise to the protein MLRSRVIGGPGSHRDRWTVVGRRLVLSSLQLSDSGNYSCYQDGHLVGTVCLLVDVPPEQPQLSCSRKSPLSNVGCEWSPQRPPSPTTKAVLLVKKFAETESEPCPCFVSDSQNSPVENFQEPCLYSQESQKFSCQLAVPEGDNSFYIVSLCVANSAGSESSRSQTFEGYGILQPDPPVNITVTAVDRNPRWLSVTWQDPPSWNSYFYRLHFELRYRAERSKTFTMWMVKELQHHCIIRDAWRGMRHVVQLRAQEEFGHGLWSEWSQEVMGTPWTEPRSPGVETEVSPSTQASTTNEDNENTLFKDSANATSLPVQDSSLTSLPTFLVAGGSLAFGTLLCIGIVLRFKRTWKLQALKEGKTGMHPPYSLGQLVPERPKPTPVLVPLISPPVSPSSPESDNTPRHSRPDARGPQSPYDITNRDYFFPR